In one window of Synchiropus splendidus isolate RoL2022-P1 chromosome 15, RoL_Sspl_1.0, whole genome shotgun sequence DNA:
- the iqgap3 gene encoding ras GTPase-activating-like protein IQGAP3: MSEPAALSRYERLTAEQMDEQRVQNIVYQYLCRLEEAKRWMEACLGEELPAPTELEEALRNGVLLAKLGHRFAPQVVPLKKIYDLDQQRYQAAGLQFRHTDNINHWREAMTSLGLPTIFQPETTDVYDKKNMPRAVYCIHALSLYLYRLGLAPQIDDLCGKVKFTEEEINNMKLELDKYGIQLPAFNKIGGILANELSVDEAAVHAAVIAINEALDRGQISVTAKALRNPNALLSDLQEALMSIYQEMLLQAKRRKLVVSAGRGGVSEEKDIYEEYLTQKEIQSNIHLVNVRSAVEQVDEALDSADEISLLAALQLPCLKIRGLQTDHGPWYLEQLSTDRQLKALEHGSVDPLEPDELQQSVKAANQEAQSARSMVAALERVNASLHGTDARQTLSCLMTSDLQLPPVFAFAAALYHRELQQLQRRTPQGALQQEELFVAVEMLSAVALINQAVETRNLQQFSSSLASPAAGLSEVDESLLDRYFERLSEVKSGSDLLSWNQLQEEINSVNLSALDEHQQILAVSRINEVLVRGDPRKLLAALMLPSSGLEEVQPANASRYHSLLTRARQQKIQLTRDPGAELWWADIQQEVKQANQQSQRALKMCLAVAAVNQAVKENRVKQTLRVLSLPEVALQGVIPQCAALYQQELSVLVQLKAQRGDNKSPWVRLPLEDGSFYFFHLNRLEGVWDTPADFIHNSLFLDRQQIQEVISNISSSYSRSVLWKGSEALITRLQALCRGCLVRQKLEARRRYLRSHTDAVVVIQSQWRRFVQQRAYRRRLQFLYGNWRAAVKIQSVVRMWLARRKYQARLSFFRRHVGAVVKIQAFFRANKAREEYRTLVHSDRPPLSVVRKFLHLLELGDGDIRGEAELLRLREEVARSIRFNRQLEADLDLMDLKIGLLVRNKATLQEVVSHCKKLTKKNKEQLSGMMDVEKSKGLKALSRERRERLEAYQHLFYLLQTQPSYLARLIFLMPQSRSTAFMEMLVFSLFNYGAGHREAFLLLQLFTQALQHEIRLKVDQPQDVVTGNPTVIKMLVNFYRHAHGQHILKETLGPALLDVLQDRTLSIRTDPVEVYKTWINQTESQTGHKSSLPYEVSAEQALSHPEVQRRIDIAIVTLKNLTERVFKAITSNLHKLPYGFRYTAKVLRDTLRTKFPKASEHEIYKIVGNLVYYRYMNPAVVAPDGFDVVERSAGSGLQPEQRHLLGSIARTLQQAAANKHFHGDGAHIAALNQFISHTHGKFRKFLLSVCDVPEPEERFSVDEFSELLIVNKPVIYISVSELLNTHKLLLEHQDVLSPEPSDPLRLLLRDVGSVPTLQDLLGTAANTAACEAGLESQSGKTEVSLMLTNKFDIFNYSEEQPDARGLLLSTKQLIIDVVRTQPGDSLSDVLRASSSHDQEARHDWMMQRRAKQDARTPDKLKRNQSLVADGNLSLEEKKRKIIRSLRRLEALGVLQAPHSHTQILQMVVKDIRQQRLRRQRRGAELVKLRQTLRRLQLKSDFHSEQVDYYRHYITSCLENLTDSKSNNKKAPESKGKKKLPALSYSAARLQEKGVLLEIQDLPSTQFKNVVFDIVPAAEKGTFNVKARFLGVEMEEFLLKYQDLLQLQYEGVAVMKMFDKARVNVNLLIFLLNKKFFKK, translated from the exons ATGTCGGAGCCCGCCGCTCTGAGTCGCT ATGAGCGGCTGACGGCAGAGCAGATGGATGAGCAGAGAGTCCAGAACATAGTGTACCAGTATCTCTGCAGGTTGGAGGAGGCCAAGAG GTGGATGGAGGCTTGTCTAGGGGAGGAGCTTCCTGCCCccacagagctggaggaggccctCAGAAACGGAGTGTTGCTCGCCAAACTGGGCCACCGCTTCGCCCCACAGGTAGTCCCTCTCAAGAAGATTTACGACCTGGACCAGCAGCGCTACCAG GCCGCAGGTCTTCAGTTCCGCCACACTGACAACATCAACCACTGGAGAGAAGCCATGACGTCGCTGGGGCTGCCCACG ATTTTTCAACCGGAAACTACAGACGTGTACGACAAGAAGAACATGCCGAGAGCTGTATACTGCATCCATGCGCTCAG CTTGTACCTGTACCGCCTGGGTCTGGCTCCTCAGATCGATGACCTGTGTGGAAAGGTCAAGTTCACAG AGGAGGAGATCAACAACATGAAGCTGGAGTTGGATAAATACGGAATCCAGCTTCCAGCATTCAATAAGATTGGAGGGATTCTGGCCAATGAGCTGTCAGTGGACGAGGCAGCGG tCCACGCAGCTGTCATTGCCATCAACGAGGCGCTGGATCGAGGTCAGATCTCGGTCACCGCCAAGGCTCTGAGGAACCCCAATGCTCTGCTGAGTgacctgcaggaggcgctgatGAGCATCTACCAGGAGATGCTGCTTCAGGCGAAGAGGAGGAAGCTGGTGGTGTCCGCTGGACGA GGCGGCGTCTCAGAGGAGAAGGACATCTATGAGGAGTATCTGACTCAGAAAGAGATCCAGAGCAACATCCACCTGGTCAACG TGAGGTCAGCAGTGGAGCAGGTGGATGAAGCCCTGGACTCTGCAGATGAAATCTCACTGCTTGCTGCGCTGCAACTGCCTTGTCTGAAGATCAGAGGCCTCCAGACCGACCATGGCCCCTGGTACCTGGAGCAGCTGTCAACGGACCGGCAGCTGAAGGCTCTG gaaCATGGTTCTGTGGATCCTCTGGAGCCGGATGAGCTGCAGCAGTCTGTGAAGGCAGCCAACCAGGAGGCCCAGAGTGCCCGTAGCA tGGTAGCAGCCCTCGAGCGTGTGAATGCCTCTCTGCATGGCACCGATGCCAGACAAACTCTCAGCTGCctgatgacctctgacctccagctgCCGCCGGTGTTTGCGTTTGCTGCGGCGCTTTATCACagggaactgcagcagctgcagagacgGACCCCGCAG ggggcgctgcagcaggaggagctctTTGTTGCCGTCGAGATGCTGTCGGCTGTGGCTCTCATCAATCAGGCAGTGGAGACCAGAAACCTGCAGCAGTTCAGCTCCTCGCTGGCCAGTCCAGCTGCTGGACTGTCTGAAGTGGACGAGTCGCTGCTGGACAG GTACTTCGAACGTCTCTCTGAGGTGAAGTCTGGATCAGATCTTCTGAGCTGGAACCAGCTACAGGAAGAGATCAACTCAGTGAACTTGTCAGCACTGGACGAACATCAGC AGATCCTGGCTGTGAGCCGCATCAATGAGGTCTTGGTCCGAGGAGACCCTCGCAAGCTGCTGGCTGCACTgatgctgccctctagtggcctggAAGAGGTGCAACCCGCCAACGCCAGCCGGTACCATAGTCTGCTGACCCGGGCTCGGCAGCAGAAAATCCAG CTGACCAGAGACCCGGGCGCCGAGCTCTGGTGGGCTGACATCCAGCAGGAAGTCAAGCAAGCCAATCAACAGAGTCAGAGGGCGCTGAAGA TGTGCCTGGCGGTGGCAGCAGTGAACCAAGCGGTGAAGGAGAACCGGGTGAAGCAGACTCTTCGAGTTTTGTCTCTGCCTGAGGTGGCGCTGCAGGGAGTCATCCCACAATGTGCTGCCCTGTACCAGCAGGAGCTCAGCGTCCTGGTCCAACTCAAGGCCCAGAGAG GGGACAACAAGAGTCCGTGGGTGCGGCTCCCGCTGGAGGACGGCTCCTTCTACTTCTTCCACCTGAACCGGCTGGAGGGCGTCTGGGACACACCTGCCGACTTCATCCACAACAGCCTGTTCCTGGACCGGCAGCAGATCCAA GAAGTCATCAGCAACATCTCATCGTCGTACAGTCGCAGTGTCTTATGGAAGGGCAGTGAAGCCCTCATCACTCGTCTGCAGGCACTGTGTCGCGGCTGCCTGGTCAGACAGAAGCTGGAGGCTCGCCGCCGATACCTGCGCAGCCACACAGACGCCGTTGTAGTCATCCAG tcGCAGTGGCGGAGGtttgtccagcagagggcaTACAGGAGGCGGCTGCAGTTCCTCTACGGCAACTGGCGAGCGGCAGTGAAG ATCCAGTCAGTGGTGAGGATGTGGTTGGCCCGGAGGAAGTACCAGGCCCGTCTGAGCTTCTTTAGACGCCAC GTGGGCGCTGTGGTCAAGATCCAAGCTTTCTTCCGAGCCAATAAGGCCAGAGAGGAGTACCGGACCCTCG TGCACTCGGACAGACCCCCACTCTCTGTGGTCCGGAAGTTCCTTCACCTGCTGGAACTCGGCGATGGTGACATCAGAGGGGAGGCAGAGCTTCTGCGACTGAGAGAGGAAGTCGCCCGCAGTATTCGCTTCAACCGACAGCTGGAGGCCGACCTGGATCTGATGGACCTGAAGATCGGGCTGCTGGTCCGGAACAAGGCCACGCTCCAG gaagtggtgTCTCACTGCAAGAAGCTGACCAAGAAGAACAAGGAGCAGCTGTCAGGTATGATGGACGTGGAGAAGAGCAAAGGTCTGAAGGCTCTGAGCCGAGAGCGGAGGGAAAGGCTGGAGGCGTATCAGCACCTCTtctacctgctgcag ACGCAGCCCTCCTACCTGGCCCGGCTGATCTTCCTGATGCCTCAGAGTCGCTCCACTGCCTTTATGGAGATGTTGGTCTTCAGCCTCTTTAACTATGGTGCAGGCCACCGTGAggccttcctgctgctgcagctcttcaCCCAGGCTCTGCAGCATGAGATCAG GTTGAAGGTCGACCAGCCACAGGATGTGGTCACTGGAAACCCCACAGTCATCAAGATGCTGGTCAACTTCTACCGCCATGCTCATGGTCAGCACATCTTGAAGGAGACTTTGGGTCCAGCTCTGTTGGATGTCCTTCAGGACCGGACTCTGAGCATCAGGACTGACCCGGTGGAGGTCTACAAGACCTGGATTAACCAAACCGAGAGCCAGACCGGACACAAGAG CTCCCTGCCCTACGAGGTGTCTGCTGAGCAGGCGCTGTCTCACCCTGAAGTCCAGCGTCGCATTGACATTGCCATCGTCACCCTGAAGAACCTGACGGAGCGAGTCTTCAAAGccatcacgtccaacctccacAAGCTGCC ATACGGGTTCCGCTACACAGCGAAGGTTCTCCGGGACACACTGAGGACAAAGTTCCCAAAAGCCAGTGAGCATGAGATCTACAAG ATTGTGGGGAACCTGGTCTACTACCGCTACATGAACCCGGCCGTGGTGGCGCCGGACGGTTTCGACGTGGTGGAGCGTTCTGCAGGTTCAGGTCTGCAGCcggagcagcgccacctcctgggCTCCATCGCTCGCACGTTGCAACAGGCTGCTGCAAACAAACACTTCCATGGAGATGGAGCTCACATTGCTGCCCTCAACCAGTTCATCAGCCACACGCACGGCAAGTTCCG GAAATTCCTGCTGAGCGTGTGCGACGTTCCTGAACCCGAGGAGCGCTTCAGCGTGGACGAGTTCTCTGAGCTGCTCATCGTGAACAAGCCCGTCATCTACATCTCCGTCAGCGAGCTGCTCAACACGCACAAG ctgctgctggagcatcAGGATGTTCTAAGTCCGGAGCCGTCTGACCCTCTGCGTCTTCTTCTGAGGGATGTGGGCTCCGTTCCCACCCTGCAGGATCTCCTCGGCACTGCAGCCAACACCGCAG CTTGTGAAGCAGGACTGGAGTCTCAGAGCGGGAAGACGGAGGTTTCTCTCATGCTGACCAATAagtttgatattttcaactATTCTGAGGAGCAGCCCGACGCCCGGGGACTGCTGCTCAG TACGAAGCAGCTGATCATCGACGTGGTCAGAACGCAGCCGGGTGACTCGCTGAGCGACGTGCTCCGAGCCTCCTCGTCACATGACCAG GAAGCACGACATGACTGGATGATGCAGCGGCGAGCGAAGCAGGACGCTCGCACGCCCGACAAGCTGAAGAGGAACCAGTCACTGGTGGCCGACGGCAACCTGagtctggaggagaagaagaggaagatcatAAGAAGTCTTCGTCGCCTGGAGGCTCTCGGCGTGCTGCAGgctcctcactctcacactcagatACTGCAGATGGTCGTCAAG GACATCCGGCAGCAACGCCTCCGACGGCAGCGGCGAGGGGCGGAGCTCGTGAAGCTCCGACAGACTCTCAGGCGCCTGCAGCTGAAGAGTGACTTCCACAGCGAGCAGGTGGACTACTACCGTCActacatcacttcctgtttggagaACCTGACCGACAG TAAATCCAACAACAAGAAAGCACCAGAGtcaaagggaaagaagaagctCCCGGCACTGAGCTACAGCGCTGCCCGGCTGCAGGAGAAGGGAGTTCTGCTGGAGATCCAAGACCTGCCGTCCACACA GTTTAAAAACGTTGTGTTTGACATTGTTCCTGCGGCGGAGAAAGGAACCTTCAACGTCAAAGCTCGCTTCCTCGGTGTAGAAATGGAGGAGTTCCTCCTCAAGTATCAG gacctgctgcagctgcagtacGAGGGCGTGGCTGTGATGAAGATGTTCGACAAAGCTCGAGTCAATGTCAAcctgctcatcttcctcctcaacaAGAAGTTCTTCAAGAAATGA
- the LOC128771587 gene encoding tetratricopeptide repeat protein 24, with amino-acid sequence MASDSAPENEEIKRRRNRREKKKKKEVSEDESLEIQILTGQGHQALQEGRPEDALRCFKGALQAAGQLQDSRLLRVCSFNLGAAYVEADEPQTGLDLLRRAQPGPKAQRLPDLQFNLAVAHNALGHHLEAAGHFLHAAQLYSSQGDALSEAEACMQMSQCYSKERMWSPAASGFLRAAQSYNVALNHGSAADALKEASGHMIHSEQFSRDDIISTLEECQSLSEKISDSEALGEILLAVGGSFCQLRCFQEAAQCFLQALDSTPQQSLLRAKALHNLGASLNALGDFTAAVQYHRLATGLYGWLGLRGDQARCFSNLAVACSSLHQHEGAAESWTHALQGFRDTGDPWAQVQVCESLAECYLRQQKPVKAVHFYKQALAALTCCQESSGSAQDRLVDRLSAALQRSLTVRQKRSTRPGRPPGGHTRMCDSSVRSPRATCEHSTSDSQGETHMCHDVIMSAERGRSPGQEATTPGPPSLGRSDHHQLGESWSEGENLPTDSAASFIQEVPAASLSDIPQTVPPLARWRSRFCSVM; translated from the exons ATGGCCTCCGACTCTGCTCCCGAGAATGAAGAgataaagaggaggaggaataggagggagaagaagaagaagaaggaggtgagtgaggaTGAGTCACTGGAGATCCAGATCCTGACAGGTCAGGGTCACCAGGCGCTCCAGGAAGGTCGGCCCGAAGATGCCCTGCGCTGTTTCAAAGGAGCCTTACAGGCTGCGGGGCAG CTGCAGGACTCTCGGCTGCTGCGTGTCTGCTCCTTCAATCTCGGTGCTGCCTACGTGGAAGCCGACGAACCACAGACTGGTCTGGACCTCCTGAGACGTGCTCAGCCTGGACCCAAAGCTCAGCGCCTACCAGACCTCCAGTTCAACCTGGCCGTGGCCCACAATGCACTGGGGCACCACCTGGAGGCAGCGGGCCACTTCCTGCATGCGGCACAGCTGTACAGCTCTCAGGGAGACGCTCTGAGCGAAGCAGAGGCCTGTATGCAGATGAGCCAGTGCTACAGCAAGGAGCGG aTGTGGTCTCCAGCAGCGTCTGGATTCCTTCGAGCAGCACAGAGCTATAACGTGGCCTTGAACCATGGGTCAGCAGCCGACGCCTTGAAGGAGGCTTCGGGTCACATGATCCACTCGGAGCAGTTCAGccgtgatgacatcatcagcaccCTGGAGGAGTGTCAGAGTCTGTCAGAAAAGATCAGCGACTCAGAGGCTCTGG GAGAGATTCTGCTGGCGGTGGGCGGCTCTTTCTGTCAGCTCCGGTGTTTCCAGGAGGCGGCCCAGTGCTTCCTGCAGGCGCTGGACTCCACCCCTCAACAGTCCCTCCTGCGAGCCAAGGCCCTGCACAACCTGGGCGCCAGTCTCAATGCGCTGGGCGACTTCACGGCAGCAGTCCAGTATCACCGCCTGGCGACCGGACTCTACG GCTGGCTCGGCCTCCGTGGTGACCAGGCACGCTGCTTCAGTAACCTGGCGGTCGCCTGCAGTAGCCTCCACCAGCacgagggggcagcagagagctGGACCCACGCGCTGCAGGGCTTCAGGGATACTG GTGACCCCTGGGCTCAGGTGCAGGTGTGCGAGTCATTGGCCGAGTGTTACCTCAGGCAGCAGAAGCCAGTCAAAGCTGTCCACTTCTACAAACAAGCTCTGGCCGCTCTGACCTGCTGCCAG GAGAGTTCTGGTTCTGCTCAGGATCGTCTCGTGGACCGCCTGTCTGCTGCACTTCAGCGAAGTCTGACAGTCCGCCAGAAG CGTTCCACCAGACCCGGCaggccccctggtggacacacTCG aatgTGTGACTCTTCAGTACGTTCTCCCAGAGCCACATGTGAGCACAGCACGTCTGACAGTCAAGGTGAGACCCACATGTGCCATGACGTGATAATGTCAGCAGAGCGAGGGAGGAGCCCTGGACAGGAGGCAACCACGCCTGGACCCCCCAG TTTGGGCAGGTCGGACCACCACCAGCTGG GTGAGTCGTGGTCCGAGGGAGAGAACCTCCCAACAGACAG TGCAGCCTCCTTCATCCAGGAGGTCCCGGCCGCCAGCCTGAGTGACATCCCTCAGACAGTGCCCCCTCTGGCCAGGTGGAGATCGCGCTTCTGCTCAGTCATGTAG
- the LOC128771584 gene encoding gonadotropin-releasing hormone II receptor-like — protein sequence MSGNWSSLRSSLAAPRSTTVAPPPHNSSHFPPLDWEAPKFTRAAQFRVGATSILFIFAACSNLALLASVWRGRGQRLASHLRPLILSLVSADLMMTFVVMPLDMVWNVTVQWYGGDVLCKLLCFLKLFAMQASTFILVVISLDRQHAILHPLDALSAHRRNRRMLLLAWCLSLLFASPQLFIFRATRVDGVDFTQCVTHGSFSGHWQETLYNMFHFFTLYIVPLLVMSCCYTRILLHINQQHRRNKAGESYLRRSGTDIIPKARMKTLKMTVVIVLSFVVCWTPYYLLGIWYWFQPQMLQITPEYVHHALFVFGNLNTCCDPIIYGFYTPSFRADLAACCGRARRDTSPRSVDRLSMRQQPHSGENESDGASNNPEAAQ from the exons ATGTCGGGGAACTGGTCCAGTCTCAGGTCCTCCTTGGCAGCTCCTCGCTCCACCACTGTGGCTCCGCCTCCTCACAACTCCTCACATTTCCCACCACTGGACTGGGAAGCTCCCAAGTTCACTCGGGCCGCCCAGTTCCGGGTAGGCGCCACTTCAATCCTCTTCATCTTCGCCGCCTGCAGCAACTTGGCCCTGCTGGCCAGCGTGTGGCGCGGGCGAGGCCAGCGACTGGCATCGCACCTGCGTCCGCTGATCCTGAGTCTAGTGTCGGCCGACCTGATGATGACGTTCGTGGTGATGCCGCTCGACATGGTGTGGAACGTGACGGTGCAGTGGTACGGTGGCGACGTCCTCTGCAAACTTCTCTGCTTCCTGAAGTTGTTCGCCATGCAGGCGTCCACCTTCATCCTGGTGGTCATCAGTCTGGACCGCCAGCACGCCATCCTGCACCCGCTGGACGCCCTGAGTGCCCACCGCCGCAACCGCCGCATGCTACTGTTAGCCTGGTGCCTGAGCCTGCTCTTCGCCTCGCCACAG CTCTTCATCTTCCGAGCGACGCGCGTGGACGGCGTGGACTTCACTCAGTGCGTGACTCACGGCAGCTTCAGCGGCCACTGGCAGGAGACGCTCTACAACATGTTCCACTTCTTCACGCTCTACATCGTCCCCCTGCTGGTCATGAGCTGCTGCTACACCCGCATCCTGCTGCACATCAACCAGCAGCACCGGCGCAACAAAG CAGGTGAGTCATATCTGCGGCGCAGTGGCACCGACATCATCCCCAAGGCACGCATGAAGACGCTGAAGATGACGGTGGTCATCGTCCTGTCCTTCGTCGTCTGCTGGACCCCCTACTACCTGCTGGGCATCTGGTACTGGTTCCAGCCCCAGATGCTGCAGATCACGCCCGAGTACGTGCACCACGCCCTCTTTGTGTTCGGGAACCTGAACACCTGCTGCGACCCGATTATCTACGGCTTCTACACGCCCTCGTTCCGGGCGGACCTCGCCGCCTGCTGCGGCCGCGCCCGGCGCGACACCTCGCCGCGATCTGTGGACCGACTGTCGATGCGGCAGCAGCCGCACAGCGGCGAGAATGAGTCGGACGGCGCCAGTAACAACCCAGAAGCTGCACAGTAG